In the genome of Paenibacillus sp. FSL R5-0766, one region contains:
- a CDS encoding YitT family protein, giving the protein MKRTSLTLQHVKTEAIKFAIMLLGTFILAFAYYHINFQNHLSEGGFVGLALLGKYATGLSPAIGMLLLDIPVMILAWFLKGWKFMIQALLGVGAFSLFYDGFERYSTLVLSFNGNLWIPAVLSGILTGVGAGIVLRFGGATGGDDILAVLVSRWKGWKLGTVFFVSDAFVLGLSLFFLPVKETLYTILAVWIASKVITYVVSVPARGTVVTTSAVKLPMPSAAAKAVNAAAISQRTTVARGVSN; this is encoded by the coding sequence ATGAAGAGAACATCGTTAACCTTACAACACGTTAAAACAGAGGCGATCAAATTCGCCATTATGCTACTCGGTACATTTATTTTAGCTTTTGCTTATTATCACATTAACTTTCAGAATCATTTATCGGAGGGCGGATTTGTTGGTCTGGCCCTGCTCGGAAAATACGCAACAGGCTTATCACCTGCTATCGGTATGTTGTTACTGGACATTCCGGTCATGATCCTGGCTTGGTTCCTTAAAGGCTGGAAATTCATGATTCAGGCATTGCTTGGCGTCGGTGCATTTTCTCTATTCTATGACGGCTTTGAACGATACTCCACACTGGTATTGTCGTTTAACGGAAATCTGTGGATTCCGGCAGTTCTATCCGGTATATTGACAGGGGTAGGCGCTGGGATCGTGCTTCGATTCGGTGGAGCGACAGGTGGAGACGATATTCTCGCCGTGCTGGTTAGCCGCTGGAAGGGATGGAAGCTGGGAACAGTTTTCTTTGTCAGCGATGCTTTTGTATTGGGATTGTCGCTTTTCTTTCTTCCGGTAAAAGAAACTTTATATACGATTCTGGCCGTATGGATTGCCAGCAAAGTCATCACGTACGTCGTTAGTGTTCCGGCTCGCGGAACCGTGGTTACAACTTCGGCTGTGAAATTGCCGATGCCATCGGCTGCAGCCAAGGCAGTTAACGCTGCTGCTATTTCACAACGGACTACGGTGGCTAGAGGGGTATCCAATTAA
- a CDS encoding nucleotide-binding protein gives MKTLKPRVFIGCSLEAKPIAAAVHENLRFSAEVTPWYSGVFNPSSYTMDDLEVEVRTTDFAIFIFHPDDISKIRGKYYASVRDNTMLEMGLFMGRLGRKRIFFILPEDITDIKDTTKVEGLRMPTDLLGLNPLVYEIRSDGKWAPAVSVACSKIADSIEEQGRWSDPELENIIEKHKRTEGEARLQLLKLLRFFRELLRTRKADAKMLERMSDALRTAFVSHPPFAVRGTAIYRTDDSGYIEQLCGNVGEPGRKYDLSANDDKQPDDPKRILVIDSYRENKIKINLYDDYLEKEYLLCYPVAKRYVITVHIIGHIEADEAVFQQIDLQNRQLFNAINDLLGGEPE, from the coding sequence ATGAAAACGTTAAAGCCAAGAGTCTTTATTGGCTGCTCGCTGGAAGCGAAGCCGATTGCAGCCGCAGTACACGAAAACTTACGTTTTTCAGCCGAAGTTACCCCTTGGTATTCCGGGGTTTTTAATCCAAGCAGCTATACCATGGACGATCTGGAAGTAGAGGTCCGTACGACTGACTTTGCCATTTTTATTTTTCATCCGGATGATATATCCAAAATTCGCGGGAAGTACTACGCGTCGGTCCGGGATAATACAATGCTGGAAATGGGTCTGTTTATGGGTCGTCTGGGACGAAAACGTATTTTTTTCATTCTTCCTGAGGATATTACAGACATCAAGGACACAACCAAGGTCGAAGGATTGCGTATGCCCACAGATCTGCTGGGGTTAAATCCACTCGTGTATGAAATCCGTTCTGACGGAAAGTGGGCACCAGCCGTGTCCGTGGCATGTTCCAAAATCGCAGACAGTATTGAGGAACAAGGACGCTGGAGTGACCCAGAATTGGAGAACATCATTGAGAAGCATAAACGCACTGAGGGAGAAGCGAGGTTACAACTGCTTAAGTTGCTGCGGTTCTTTAGGGAATTGCTGCGTACCCGCAAAGCAGATGCCAAGATGCTGGAGCGAATGAGCGATGCCTTGCGTACTGCCTTTGTCTCTCATCCTCCATTCGCTGTACGTGGCACAGCCATATACCGTACAGATGACAGTGGTTATATTGAGCAATTATGTGGTAATGTTGGAGAACCGGGGAGAAAGTATGACTTGTCCGCTAATGACGACAAACAACCGGATGATCCCAAGCGCATCCTGGTGATTGATTCTTACCGGGAGAATAAAATCAAGATTAACCTGTATGATGATTACCTTGAGAAAGAGTATCTGCTATGCTATCCTGTAGCCAAGAGGTATGTAATCACCGTTCACATTATTGGACATATTGAAGCGGATGAGGCGGTATTTCAGCAGATTGACCTACAGAATCGTCAACTGTTCAACGCCATCAACGATTTGTTAGGAGGCGAACCGGAATGA